The Zingiber officinale cultivar Zhangliang chromosome 2A, Zo_v1.1, whole genome shotgun sequence genomic sequence CACAGTGCGATCCACCTCTTCACGATCGGATTTGGATCAAGAGACGCCATCGAGGAGCGATCTTGGAGACAGGGTTTCTGCTTCTTGCTACTGGAAGTACTCTTCTGTCTGAagtttctgcttcttcttcctgctgagctttgttgagctcgttgagtgctaaagcttcgcgtgaagcttcttcctgttgctggttttctagctaggcttggatccgagaagctgctgcttcaccaggttcctgctgacttcaagaaggcaagcaagtgttgtttacatttctgttcttgttttcttgttcctatttgtactcctattgctgttgcaaagattgtggtgaggtttctccacccacaaggagtatctattagccgggtttccggggactcatccaccgacggattggtaggcttcgtccaccttacggacacgccgaggagtaggagttcatctccgaacctcgttatatggttcgtctttcttctcctgttttctttctactttgtatttccgctgcgctaacctaatcgtaggaagaaacgagaaagattggggtcggctattcacaccccccctctctagccgtacgaaggatcccaacaactatgttatctacaatataaattaaatgaacaactacaaacaaatgtagacaattagaccaaatgcgattctttattcataataaatgtttacaaagcttaggctttcagtatacattccaacaatcttccacttatactaatgactaagctgccatatcttctaccatacatctgattcccattccctccacatgccgatcgaaagctttcgccggaagggccttagtgaaaggatctgccaggttatccgctgatgcaatcttggtgatgacaacttctcctcgcttcacaatatctcgtatcaggtggtacttgcgctctatatgtttacttgccttatgagctcgtggttccttcgagtttgcaactgcaccactattatcacaataaattgtgatgattttgggcaaaccaggaatcacatctaagtccattaaagcTCTGAGCCATCGCTTCTTTAGGCGCCTCGAGGTCTACATattcgacttccatggttgagtcgaaACGCATttacgcttaacactcctccatgaaatggctccacctcctaaagtaaacacatagctgatgtagacttactgttatccctatctgattggaaatcaatccgtaacccacagggagcaaatcgtttgcttggtaaactagcatataatctctagtccttctcgggtacttcaatatatgctctaatgtccttgtccagggttactctgatatctgctgaccatgcccacgacaaaacagatatcaggtctcgtacatagcattgcatacattaggcttcctacagcataaggaactgctttcatgtcctctatctcttttgatgtctttggagacatctctttagatagagctactccatgtctaaaaggtaagaaacctttcttggaatcctgcatgctaaaacgagcaaggattgtatctatatatgaagcttgggatcactacaagaaaaaagctaaacaacaacgcttttttggcgttgtcgtatgtacttaaaaagtgatgttgtagatggtgttgtagaaagtcatatcaaagacaacgctttaaaagcgttgtggttggtcacaaagacaacgctttttaagcgttgtcttttcgttcttaaaaagcgttgttatagatgttgttgtaaaaatgcacatatcaaagacaacgctttaaaagcgttgtggttggtctcaaagacattgttttttaagcgttgtcttttattacttaaaaacgttgtctttttaaatttataaaaaatagtgtttttcttaattaaatagcaaaaattataaaaaatactcaaaatttacatataattgaatatccacaaccacaatcatttttataataagactatttaacaaataaataaaactttatattatacaaacaaaatgtatacatattgatccactaattaattttgtatcatacaagttatccttaacttcatgacaataatttttcaaacacacaagttttacaaaacctcatcattgactctTCTTTAAGATTGCTGGACTTAATCTTAAAGGATCCATATCCAGTAGAGAGCAACCTATACATCACATTGAAACAAAATGATCAAAAGTTACAAGGTAATAGTGTGAAGTGCTACATAATAGAACAAGTTTCTATGCTTCCTCAAAATGGAGAGAAATCAATTGTGTGCTTTCCttaaagaagagaagaaccatTCCTGTCTTATTGAAACAGAAAGATAAAGCATGATTAATAGTCTTGCTGCTATTATTCGAGAAGGATGGTCGCTTGATTAGAAGAATTATACATAGGGAATGGCAATCATAAGCTCTTCTACAATATTTAATGCCAAGATCAGCACAGCAGTTCAATAAATCGTAACTGCTTTATCAGCTGATACTGATTTTTCTGGCAATTGCCAGAGATGAAAGAAGGCTATTTCAGTATTGGGTGTTAATGAAATTGGGAGGCTGCAATTTTCACATTTACTCACCTTCCAATGTGTGCTTCCACGGTGCAGATCGACCCTAACACAATAAGCAAAGGATGAATCATAAGTAAatcgtcaaaaaaaaaaaaaatccaattctaTATTTTGCAGTAATCACTAAAGGGATCTATGAATATCACCTCTGGCACAATCCGATTCAGAAATGTTTCAGTGTCGCTCTGAACATCAGAGTCATAATTCTCATTTATGGTGAGAGAAGCACTTGTATGCTGCACTGAACAAGTATTTAACCTTCTgatcagaagaacagcagcaaaATGCAACGGACAatttgtttttaataaaattgtaaTCGCTGTCAACGAAAACTCACGGAAAAGATGAGCAAGGCCGCATTTGAAGCCCGACAAATCTTGTTGTATCTCTTCAACAATCTGGCACAACACCAGAAGCATACGAGTTATGTTTCATCACATTTTCCTATACATCGAGCGTCCATCAGTAAGAAATATAAGAGATCAAGTACAACCAAACGCATCTATCGATTGACCAGTGGATCATTTTCCAAACACAACAGGAAAAAAATTGCTTTTTACTGATTAATAAGGGAGATAAAATCAAGAAATGATCGGAAGAAAAAGAGACAGATTTGGGGGCGATTGAACCTTGGGGGTGATGAGATGGCATCCGCGCCTCTGAGCAGGGACGACGACGGTCTTCTGTGCCCACTTGGCGGCCATGGCCTCAGAGACAGCACTAGAAATGCCGGCGGCGGCCACGACAAGTGTACGAGGGCCCTTCTGGGATCTCAAACGGGggatcgcatggaattgcttctttaagtccagcaatctcttcttctgaaaggctttcagctatcactcttagagccatcttcttcaacttgtcatcagcacacctggggttgtaggcaatcaagaaattttgtatgaaaactttcatacatgtaaatctcgtactaaataatatgtcaatgttatatatacatgtaattcataccgtaagtgtgtttatatagttaagttttctttagggccaacttctactcaagctctttaaacactgcatcaaaataaaaaaattggcattagttccatgctaaatgaaaatcatatttagaggaaaaagcgggagtgttgtagatggatatattaaccaagcatattaatgtttgacctgtctttacaagttctaagcatatatattaaccaagcatataacctaagaggaataagttacaaaatgctacttgatgtttgacctgtctttattggattttgcggccccggtcttcttgtagccaggtacaatgtaatacttgatgttgactctacctttgcagttgtttcggcttgaggagtggcacagaatggtggagtagaggatggatttcaggtattcatccatgccatcgaggaaatgactccagtaggtgactagcatgttgaccagggcatgcttggagaagatgacttgtttcagaagctttttagatcaaagatacgaagtgcattgttataaaactagatgcacgaacacttgcttatacggttcttgaaataaaatacattcgtaaccgtcactagcccaagctcaataaggaaaattcacggtaaatgtgcatagtatacctcagatactgcagatgatagggaaggccagaagacagtttgacgcaaatattgagattgcccaagccaatccatggtactaatcctgacagctcctccaaatcaagggattcacttcaactttcctaaaccaaagaagaaacagatggattacaaaagaaaacaatttgcaccatcaaactgaaacttataataagccttaataaattaatgaaaaaagaattgtttagaagttcactgagaaacatatgaaaatacaacaaatgcaactgcaaaaaaaaaataaaaaactagtatccaattaacttttttttatactttcagatcaaaaggtcaaatttatatactttggttcatgttcaagcaagaggataacaatctcatcgacagttagtatttccttttaatatagaacactaaaaagaaggaatatcaatgatgaaacaaacctgaaaatgcgagctactgaggcagcgagcaatctgcttgaacaaggtaatcatgcagcgttggaactctgtcgtgagcatcaaagacaaaatattaccaaatattaagatcactgaaTTGTCTggaccaccacataattgaagctaattgtctggagttgcaggaaagaataatcaaaagtaaagttgttcccaacctctcaagttccgattcatgaatcttatgctttaattcaaactaaaacagcacaaagagaatgctcaaggagacaaggagctttatttgtcaccaatcaagtgggaaaacataatagaagcttcagagcagtggtctggggaacaactttactggcccttgggttactgaagcttacaaattgcttactgccaagaacgtttcaaacctggttgatttatctgcatctgttctatagaaactctagctatcacctctaagttctcaatgcattcaccattaattgattgcacaaaaggaaaccactgcatgtaatagacttttcgacttgatctcttctccaagtaagaacatttcaaacctagatacctagtaaatccacatctgttctatataaactcgtcacctctaagctctcaatgcattcattcaccatttacttcctcaatacatgctctagtactgagaattcaagctatgcaaggaatggctgttaaactcctcattgcactgcttgccttggcttcctcacacaaagggtatgcatgcatgcaactttactctcgaaaactagaagatatattgaagtcattatcagaagaacatgaaaatttacttacaatcttgtgtactgtgttcaccaaatcttcaccttcaaactctcctcctttgttggcgcgtcctttcttccacataatagctctattgatgtcattatcatcacataattcagtcccctacaacaaagaaaaatcaaataacaaatgtgaaataatttaatgtgaatcaattagagggttcttagaggaaatatattttaaaaatacttacaggAGGAAAGAAGGCACTACAAATTAGCTTAAGGGGATCACACTCTGGTTTAAATTagctccttattttatcatgttAGAAGCAAGCTTATTAACTGAGCTTGATTAATGAGTATACCTATGCCCCTGACCCTGAATGAGGGGAATATTACAATATAGAGAAAGGATAGGCATGGAGTATGACAGGTTGTGTGGCTAGATTGATGCTTATTGagcatgtgcatgctttaaatgtTTGTGCCACTAGCTAAAAGAGTAAATTTTATTGCTTAAAAGAATAACAAAATGTAAAATTGAATAGTAAAAATTCCTAGTACCAACCAAGAATAAAGGTATATATGAAGCATTAAATATAATCCTAAGTTAGGTTCAAATGCGCAAGAAATCACAAAGATTATGCTGAAAAACAGATCATTTTTAAGCAGGACATAATTTTGGAAGTCTAATTAAATCCGATATGTAATTATACACTAAAGCATTATATTTGCCCATGTAGAAAATCGCATGCAAAAATTGTAATCTGCAAACTAAATTgataagattttaac encodes the following:
- the LOC122044354 gene encoding UPF0047 protein YjbQ-like; this translates as MAAKWAQKTVVVPAQRRGCHLITPKIVEEIQQDLSGFKCGLAHLFLQHTSASLTINENYDSDVQSDTETFLNRIVPEGRSAPWKHTLEGE